A DNA window from Ostrea edulis chromosome 5, xbOstEdul1.1, whole genome shotgun sequence contains the following coding sequences:
- the LOC125650762 gene encoding programmed cell death protein 7-like, producing the protein MAAPFRNKFHPQEHDQNATFRARYHVSTHRNQLPGGEFNSCFRPRFQDQFERPRNRFESPRWQGNNIVPNSFQHPPPNIRQRFIQTTPSTSNSYGAEQPGFAQGTGNLENSPRLPGMGNVAINQYGTGNNGNNAGFQNFGPHNSEIPNFHNPAIQSSQPIPTLSHTLPPPNSMQFSAPPPLAVPPMPPRQCAAHAPSMPPPQCAVPSMPPPPRAAPPPPTFTPDTGPNFIPKKTVDDATAAKQCLDAWLRRRQKGKREQDIADQHVENVSIHSTQSKMRTMMLLMAQLQQETNGLSDLETSAPDEVWNNQKQKVVSLKAELEKLQQELSDKQTVDKVNHKVLKQRKKRERLKRRRKELYEEKQATEEHRNKMHAEIDAWQEKLRMKEREAKEAKELKKSADTILNEVRKKINDATKTMDLLKGIQKLRKLRSDRLKQQGVYTNPVSDEKFKEVMDEQFDTIKKQKEIYLAEEKALQVMLETEHEVNKEKEREEQEKANRLLEERKNKKIQEIMFGKPENFSEGDPMLSFYQYYDQANYSYESFIQIRQEWDRFAVPENTPGGSRIPSHFVTPEEPSSEKWSHVLKDT; encoded by the exons ATGGCTGCGCCCTTTCGAAACAAATTCCATCCTCAAGAACATGATCAAAATGCTACTTTCAGAGCCAGATATCATGTTTCAACTCATCGAAATCAACTTCCAGGTGGCGAGTTTAACAGCTGTTTTAGACCAAGGTTTCAAGATCAATTCGAGAGACCGAGAAATAGGTTTGAAAGTCCTCGGTGGCAGGGAAACAACATAGTACCTAATAGTTTTCAACATCCACCGCCAAATATAAGACAGAGGTTTATTCAAACAACTCCATCTACCAGCAATTCATATGGAGCGGAACAGCCTGGATTTGCACAGGGCACTGGTAATCTAGAAAACTCTCCACGTTTACCAGGCATGGGTAATGTTGCGATAAATCAGTACGGCACGGGGAATAACGGTAATAATGCAGGATTTCAGAACTTTGGTCCCCACAATAGTGAAATTCCAAACTTCCACAACCCAGCAATACAATCATCACAGCCGATTCCAACCCTGTCACATACTCTTCCACCCCCCAATTCCATGCAGTTTTCAGCACCTCCCCCACTTGCTGTTCCACCAATGCCACCTCGCCAATGTGCTGCTCATGCTCCATCAATGCCACCTCCCCAATGTGCTGTTCCATCAATGCCACCTCCCCCACGTGCTGCTCCACCACCTCCCACCTTTACACCAGATACCGGACCAAACTTCATACCAAAGAAAACAGTTGATGATGCCACTGCAGCTAAACAGTGTTTGGATGCCTGGCTCAGAAGGAGACAGAAAGGAAAAAGAGAACAAGATATAGCAGATCAACATGTGGAGAATGTATCG attcaCTCTACCCAGTCCAAGATGAGAACAATGATGTTGCTGATGGCACAGTTACAGCAAGAGACCAACGGATTGTCCGACCTGGAAACTTCAGCCCCCGATGAAGTGTGGAACAATCAGAAACAGAAAGTTGTGTCCCTTAAG GCAGAGCTTGAAAAATTACAACAAGAGCTGAGTGATAAGCAGACTGTGGATAAGGTGAATCATAAAGTACTGAAGCAGAGGAAGAAAAGG GAGAGGTTGAAAAGGAGAAGAAAAGAATTGTATGAAGAAAAACAAGCAACTGAAGAACATAGAAATAAGATGCATGCTGAAATTGATGCTTGGCAGGAGAAATTAAGAATGAAGGAACGCGAAGCTAAAGAG GCCAAAGAACTTAAGAAATCAGCAGATACCATATTGAATGAAGTcaggaaaaaaattaatgatgCGACAAAGACCATGGACTTGCTAAAGGGAATTCAAAAACTTCGAAAGCTTCGGAGTGACAGATTAAAACAACAAG GTGTTTATACAAACCCAGTCAGTGATGAAAAGTTTAAAGAGGTTATGGATGAACAGTTTGATACCATTAAAAAGCAAAAAGAAATTTACTTAGCAGAAGAAAAAGCCTTGCAG GTCATGCTAGAAACGGAACACGAAGTCAATAAGGAGAAGGAGAGAGAAGAACAAGAGAAAGCGAATCGACTCCTGGAAGAACGCAAAAACAAGAAAATACAGGAAATCATGTTTGGAAAACCTG aGAATTTCTCGGAAGGAGATCCCATGTTATCATTTTACCAGTATTATGATCAAGCCAATTACAGTTACGAGTCTTTTATACAAATCAG ACAGGAATGGGATAGATTTGCTGTGCCAGAAAATACGCCAGGAGGGAGCCGGATCCCTAGCCATTTTGTGACCCCAGAGGAACCTTCATCAGAAAAATGGTCTCATGTTTTAAAGGATACATAA